A single genomic interval of Acidovorax sp. 1608163 harbors:
- the secE gene encoding preprotein translocase subunit SecE has translation MAASQVETVSSGADKAKLAAAVALVLAAIAGFYLLGKQGVYAQWAALIVGLLAAVGVFLVSESGRQFVAFARDAWREVKKVVWPTRKETLQITAYVFAFVVIMALFLWFTDKTLEWVFYDLILGWRKS, from the coding sequence ATGGCTGCCTCACAGGTTGAAACCGTAAGTTCCGGTGCGGACAAAGCAAAGCTCGCTGCTGCTGTTGCTTTGGTGCTAGCTGCTATTGCTGGTTTTTATTTGCTTGGAAAGCAAGGTGTATACGCTCAGTGGGCGGCCCTGATTGTCGGACTGTTGGCTGCTGTGGGCGTTTTCTTGGTTTCTGAGTCGGGCCGCCAGTTTGTTGCATTTGCGCGTGATGCTTGGCGCGAAGTCAAAAAAGTGGTTTGGCCAACCCGAAAAGAAACACTGCAAATAACGGCTTACGTTTTTGCCTTTGTGGTCATCATGGCCTTGTTTCTGTGGTTCACGGATAAAACGCTGGAATGGGTCTTTTACGACCTCATTTTGGGATGGAGAAAGTCATGA
- the tuf gene encoding elongation factor Tu yields MAKGKFERTKPHVNVGTIGHVDHGKTTLTAAIATVLSAKFGGEAKKYDEIDAAPEEKARGITINTAHVEYETANRHYAHVDCPGHADYVKNMITGAAQMDGAILVCSAADGPMPQTREHILLARQVGVPYIIVFLNKCDMVDDEELLELVEMEVRELLDKYSFPGDDTPIVRGSAKLALEGDKGPLGEQAIDKLAEALDTYIPTPERAVDGAFLMPVEDVFSISGRGTVVTGRIERGIIKVGEEIEIVGIRDTQKTTCTGVEMFRKLLDQGQAGDNVGLLLRGTKREDVERGQVLCKPNSIKPHTHFTAEVYVLSKDEGGRHTPFFNNYRPQFYFRTTDVTGAIELPADKEMVMPGDNVSITVKLINPIAMEEGLRFAIREGGRTVGAGVVAKIIA; encoded by the coding sequence ATGGCAAAAGGAAAATTCGAACGCACCAAGCCCCACGTCAACGTGGGCACCATCGGTCACGTGGACCATGGCAAGACAACCCTGACGGCTGCTATCGCTACCGTGCTGTCTGCCAAGTTTGGCGGCGAAGCCAAGAAGTACGATGAAATCGACGCAGCGCCCGAAGAAAAGGCACGCGGCATTACCATCAACACTGCCCACGTTGAATACGAAACCGCCAACCGCCACTACGCTCACGTGGACTGCCCTGGCCACGCTGACTATGTGAAGAACATGATCACCGGCGCTGCCCAAATGGACGGCGCTATCTTGGTGTGCTCCGCTGCTGACGGCCCAATGCCCCAGACCCGCGAACACATCCTGCTGGCCCGCCAAGTGGGCGTGCCTTACATCATCGTGTTCCTGAACAAGTGCGACATGGTGGACGACGAAGAACTGCTGGAACTCGTCGAAATGGAAGTTCGCGAACTCCTGGACAAATACAGCTTCCCTGGCGACGACACCCCCATCGTGCGTGGTTCCGCCAAGCTGGCTCTGGAAGGCGACAAGGGCCCTCTGGGCGAACAAGCCATCGACAAGCTGGCCGAAGCCCTGGACACCTACATCCCTACGCCTGAGCGCGCTGTGGACGGTGCCTTCCTGATGCCTGTGGAAGACGTGTTCTCGATCTCCGGTCGTGGCACCGTGGTGACGGGCCGTATCGAGCGCGGCATCATCAAGGTCGGCGAAGAAATCGAAATCGTCGGTATCCGCGACACACAAAAGACCACCTGCACCGGCGTGGAAATGTTCCGCAAGCTGCTGGACCAAGGTCAAGCTGGCGACAACGTTGGCCTGCTGCTGCGCGGCACCAAGCGCGAAGACGTCGAGCGCGGCCAAGTGCTGTGCAAGCCCAACTCGATCAAGCCACACACCCACTTCACTGCCGAAGTGTATGTGCTGAGCAAGGACGAAGGCGGCCGTCACACGCCTTTCTTCAACAACTACCGTCCTCAGTTCTACTTCCGTACGACTGACGTGACTGGCGCCATCGAGCTGCCAGCCGACAAGGAAATGGTCATGCCTGGCGACAACGTGTCGATCACTGTGAAGCTGATCAACCCCATCGCTATGGAAGAAGGCCTGCGCTTTGCTATCCGCGAAGGCGGCCGCACTGTGGGCGCCGGCGTGGTTGCCAAGATCATTGCTTAA
- the rplJ gene encoding 50S ribosomal protein L10, translating into MSLNRSEKEAVISEVTSLAAKAQTLVIAEYRGITVADMTKLRVDARSKGVTLSVLKNTLARRAVAGSAFDVVADQMTGPLIYGFSEDAVAAAKVVADFAKTNDKLVIRGGAFGGKALDVNGVKQLANIPSKEVLLAQICGLLMSPMSRTAVVLGALAAKKGEGAAETAAEPVAA; encoded by the coding sequence TTGAGTCTTAATCGCAGTGAGAAAGAAGCGGTCATCAGTGAAGTGACCAGCCTCGCCGCTAAAGCTCAAACGCTCGTGATCGCGGAATACCGTGGCATCACGGTCGCCGACATGACCAAACTGCGCGTTGATGCACGCAGCAAGGGCGTCACCCTGAGTGTTCTGAAGAACACCCTGGCTCGCCGTGCTGTGGCTGGTAGCGCATTTGACGTTGTGGCCGACCAGATGACCGGTCCGCTGATCTATGGCTTCTCCGAAGACGCTGTGGCTGCCGCTAAGGTGGTGGCCGATTTCGCGAAAACCAACGACAAGTTGGTGATTCGCGGTGGCGCTTTCGGTGGCAAAGCCCTGGATGTCAACGGCGTTAAGCAACTGGCCAACATTCCTTCCAAGGAAGTTTTGCTGGCTCAGATTTGTGGCTTGCTTATGTCCCCCATGTCGCGTACAGCAGTTGTGCTGGGCGCGCTGGCGGCGAAAAAAGGCGAAGGCGCAGCCGAAACGGCCGCCGAACCTGTTGCGGCTTGA
- the rplL gene encoding 50S ribosomal protein L7/L12, which translates to MAFDKDAFLTALDSMTVLELNDLVKAIEEKFGVSAAAMAAPAAAGGGAGAAAAEEKTEFNVVLTDAGANKVSVIKAVREITGLGLKEAKDLVDGAPKNVKEAIAKADAEAAVKKLVEAGAKAELK; encoded by the coding sequence ATGGCATTCGATAAAGACGCATTTTTGACCGCTCTGGACAGCATGACGGTTCTGGAACTCAATGACCTGGTGAAGGCCATTGAAGAGAAGTTTGGCGTGAGCGCTGCAGCCATGGCTGCTCCTGCTGCCGCTGGTGGTGGCGCTGGCGCTGCTGCTGCTGAAGAAAAGACAGAATTCAATGTGGTGCTGACTGACGCTGGCGCCAACAAGGTTTCCGTCATCAAGGCAGTGCGCGAAATCACCGGCCTGGGCCTCAAGGAAGCCAAGGATCTGGTGGACGGCGCTCCAAAGAACGTCAAGGAAGCTATTGCCAAGGCTGACGCTGAAGCCGCAGTCAAGAAGCTGGTGGAAGCCGGTGCCAAGGCTGAACTGAAGTAA
- a CDS encoding efflux RND transporter periplasmic adaptor subunit, translating into MLRLHDEQPVQQTSNRTQHLLLGSLVATSLLLAACGKEASAPAGAGGQKPAVEVGTVTATPGDIGLVTELPGRVEASRVAQVRARAAGILQQRTFKEGSDVKAGQSLFKIDEAPYAAALDSAKASQAKAEANLAQTQAQLERYRPLVEANAISKQDYVNAEAALKQSQADVASAKAAVRTAGINLGYASVSAPISGRIGRALVTEGALVGQGEATPLAVIQQIDPVYVNFTQSANDILQLRKAMANGQFKRADGKEAASVRLILSDGTEYAQAGKLLFSDLSVDASTGQVTLRAEVPNPKGELLPGLYLRVRLEQAQASNAITLPQQAVTRTQQGDTVSVVGDDGKISQRTVKISAAQNNRWVVREGLQAGEKVMVDGFQKLQMLPPGTPVKAVPWQAPGQAATPAPAPAADASAAKP; encoded by the coding sequence ATGCTTCGCTTGCATGATGAACAACCCGTTCAACAAACATCCAACAGAACACAGCACCTGCTTCTCGGGAGCCTTGTCGCAACCAGCCTATTGCTAGCCGCTTGCGGCAAAGAGGCGTCGGCACCAGCTGGAGCAGGCGGCCAAAAGCCTGCAGTAGAGGTCGGAACAGTGACAGCGACGCCCGGCGACATTGGGCTGGTGACCGAACTGCCAGGGCGTGTAGAGGCCTCTCGCGTTGCACAAGTGAGGGCTCGGGCTGCAGGGATCTTGCAGCAGCGAACCTTCAAGGAGGGCAGCGATGTCAAGGCTGGGCAGTCTTTGTTCAAAATCGACGAGGCCCCATATGCAGCAGCCCTGGACAGCGCCAAAGCCAGCCAGGCCAAAGCCGAAGCCAACCTGGCGCAGACCCAAGCCCAACTGGAGCGTTATCGCCCGCTCGTCGAAGCCAACGCCATCAGCAAGCAAGACTATGTGAACGCCGAAGCGGCGCTCAAGCAATCTCAAGCCGATGTGGCCTCGGCCAAGGCGGCCGTGCGCACGGCAGGCATCAACCTGGGTTACGCCAGCGTCTCGGCCCCCATTTCCGGGCGCATTGGGCGTGCCTTGGTAACCGAGGGCGCCTTGGTCGGCCAAGGGGAAGCAACCCCTTTGGCGGTGATTCAACAGATTGACCCGGTGTACGTGAACTTCACCCAGTCTGCGAACGACATCTTGCAATTGCGCAAAGCCATGGCCAACGGGCAGTTCAAGCGCGCAGACGGCAAGGAGGCCGCCAGCGTTCGCTTGATCCTGAGCGATGGCACTGAATACGCCCAAGCAGGCAAGCTGCTTTTTTCTGATTTGTCCGTGGACGCGAGCACGGGTCAGGTGACCTTGCGCGCAGAAGTCCCCAACCCCAAGGGCGAGTTGTTGCCAGGCCTGTATCTGCGTGTGCGACTGGAACAGGCACAGGCCAGCAATGCCATCACGCTGCCTCAACAAGCGGTCACGCGCACGCAGCAAGGGGACACAGTCAGCGTGGTGGGTGATGACGGAAAGATCAGCCAGCGCACCGTCAAGATCAGTGCGGCACAAAACAACCGCTGGGTCGTGCGTGAAGGCCTGCAAGCGGGCGAAAAGGTCATGGTGGATGGCTTTCAGAAACTGCAGATGCTGCCCCCAGGCACTCCCGTTAAAGCCGTGCCATGGCAGGCGCCCGGACAGGCTGCAACGCCCGCTCCGGCCCCGGCAGCCGATGCATCTGCAGCCAAGCCCTGA
- the nusG gene encoding transcription termination/antitermination protein NusG, whose amino-acid sequence MTTDAVVADGGAPVSSTPSNPDLRWYIVHAYSGMEKAVERNIVERIGRAGMQDKFGRILVPTEEVVEMKNGQKKTTERRLFPGYVFVEMVMDDDTWHLVKHTNKVTGFVGGVKNRPAPISEDEVQKIVSQMQEGTDKPRHKVEFMVGELVRVKEGPFTDFNGSVEEVNYEKNRLRVSVMIFGRSTPVELEFGQVEKT is encoded by the coding sequence ATGACAACCGATGCAGTGGTGGCCGATGGCGGTGCGCCCGTTTCATCTACGCCCTCTAATCCTGATTTGCGTTGGTACATCGTTCATGCCTATTCGGGCATGGAAAAGGCGGTTGAGCGCAACATTGTCGAGCGCATCGGCCGCGCTGGCATGCAAGACAAATTTGGCCGAATTCTCGTCCCCACTGAAGAAGTGGTTGAGATGAAAAATGGCCAGAAGAAGACGACCGAGCGGCGTCTTTTTCCTGGGTATGTCTTTGTTGAAATGGTGATGGACGACGACACTTGGCACTTGGTGAAGCACACCAACAAAGTGACGGGTTTCGTTGGTGGGGTCAAGAATCGGCCTGCGCCCATCTCGGAAGACGAGGTGCAAAAGATCGTCAGCCAGATGCAGGAAGGCACTGACAAGCCACGCCACAAGGTCGAATTTATGGTGGGTGAGTTGGTGCGGGTCAAGGAGGGCCCATTCACTGACTTCAATGGCTCGGTCGAAGAAGTCAACTACGAAAAGAATCGTCTGCGCGTTTCTGTGATGATTTTTGGCCGGTCTACACCCGTCGAATTGGAATTTGGACAGGTTGAAAAAACCTGA
- the rplK gene encoding 50S ribosomal protein L11: MAKKIVGFIKLQVPAGKANPSPPIGPALGQRGLNIMEFCKAFNAQTQGVEPGLPLPVVITAFADKSFTFIIKTPPATTLIKKAIKLEKGSSNPLKTKVGKITRAQLEEIAKTKLKDMNAANVDAAVRTLAGSARSMGVTVEGL, from the coding sequence ATGGCGAAGAAAATCGTCGGTTTTATCAAGCTGCAAGTCCCAGCAGGTAAGGCCAACCCATCCCCACCAATCGGCCCCGCACTGGGTCAGCGTGGCCTCAACATCATGGAGTTCTGCAAGGCATTCAATGCGCAGACCCAGGGCGTCGAGCCAGGCCTGCCATTGCCCGTGGTCATCACGGCTTTTGCGGACAAGAGCTTCACCTTCATCATCAAGACGCCGCCTGCGACGACTCTGATCAAGAAGGCCATCAAGCTCGAGAAGGGTTCTTCCAACCCTTTGAAGACCAAGGTCGGCAAGATCACTCGCGCACAGCTTGAAGAGATCGCGAAGACCAAGCTGAAGGATATGAACGCTGCCAACGTCGACGCCGCTGTGCGCACGCTGGCTGGCTCTGCACGCTCCATGGGCGTGACGGTGGAGGGTTTGTAA
- a CDS encoding TetR family transcriptional regulator encodes MVRRTKEDAAATRNGLIDAAERVFCEKGVSRASLSDIASAAGATRGAIYWHFKDKVDLFNAMMDRVTLPLEQGCAQFSCVAGGDPVGRLRAVMAFVLHAVASNAQARRVFEIAMYKVEYVDEMAAVRDRHIAASGNFTAQLARDFALAVEGGRLSMPLSPHEAAVSLHALFDGLIQNWILGQGGFDLVSVGGRATDAFLQGVGLCWPVADT; translated from the coding sequence ATGGTTCGCAGAACAAAAGAAGATGCGGCGGCTACGCGCAATGGCCTGATTGATGCGGCCGAGCGTGTGTTTTGTGAGAAGGGCGTGTCGCGTGCGTCTTTAAGTGACATTGCCAGCGCTGCGGGGGCTACCCGCGGCGCGATCTACTGGCATTTCAAGGACAAGGTGGATCTGTTCAATGCCATGATGGATCGGGTGACTTTGCCGCTGGAGCAAGGGTGTGCTCAGTTTTCGTGTGTGGCGGGCGGAGATCCCGTAGGGCGCTTGCGCGCGGTCATGGCGTTTGTGCTTCATGCGGTGGCGTCCAATGCGCAGGCTCGGCGGGTTTTTGAGATTGCCATGTACAAGGTGGAGTACGTGGATGAAATGGCTGCGGTGCGGGATCGGCACATTGCCGCGTCGGGTAATTTCACTGCCCAGCTGGCTCGCGACTTTGCGCTGGCTGTGGAGGGGGGGCGATTGAGCATGCCCTTGTCTCCGCATGAGGCGGCTGTGTCATTGCATGCGCTGTTCGACGGGTTGATTCAAAACTGGATTCTTGGGCAGGGCGGGTTTGATCTGGTGAGTGTGGGGGGGCGTGCGACGGATGCTTTTTTGCAGGGGGTGGGGCTTTGCTGGCCCGTTGCTGACACGTAG
- the rplA gene encoding 50S ribosomal protein L1: MAKLTKKQKALQGKVDSTKLYAFAEAVAIVKEAATAKFDESIDVAVQLGIDAKKSDQVVRGAVVLPNGTGKTTRVAVFAQGAKAEEAKAAGADIVGMDDLAAMVKAGDMPFDVVIAAPDAMRVVGTLGQILGPRGLMPNPKVGTVTPDVATAVKNAKAGQVQFRVDKAGIVHSTIGRRSFDNEKLQGNLAALIEALNKAKPATSKGLYLRKVAVSSTMGLGVRVDTQTIAA; the protein is encoded by the coding sequence ATGGCCAAGCTGACAAAGAAGCAAAAAGCCCTGCAAGGCAAGGTCGACAGCACCAAGCTGTACGCTTTCGCTGAAGCAGTTGCAATCGTGAAAGAAGCTGCTACCGCCAAGTTTGATGAATCCATCGATGTGGCCGTTCAACTTGGCATTGATGCCAAGAAGTCGGACCAAGTGGTGCGTGGTGCTGTGGTGCTGCCTAACGGTACCGGCAAGACGACTCGCGTGGCCGTGTTCGCCCAAGGCGCCAAGGCTGAAGAAGCCAAGGCTGCAGGTGCCGACATCGTGGGTATGGACGACTTGGCCGCCATGGTCAAGGCCGGCGACATGCCTTTCGACGTGGTGATTGCTGCCCCTGACGCCATGCGCGTTGTGGGTACGCTGGGCCAGATCCTGGGTCCACGTGGCCTGATGCCTAATCCCAAGGTGGGTACCGTGACGCCTGACGTCGCTACGGCTGTGAAGAATGCCAAGGCGGGTCAAGTGCAATTCCGCGTCGACAAGGCTGGTATCGTGCACAGCACGATCGGTCGCCGTTCGTTCGACAACGAAAAGCTGCAAGGCAACCTGGCTGCGCTGATTGAAGCCCTGAACAAGGCCAAGCCAGCTACCAGCAAGGGTCTGTACCTGCGCAAGGTGGCTGTGTCCTCCACGATGGGCTTGGGTGTCCGCGTGGATACGCAAACCATCGCAGCATAA
- the rpoB gene encoding DNA-directed RNA polymerase subunit beta, with amino-acid sequence MAYSYTERKRIRKSFGSRDSVLEVPYLLQMQKDAYTAFLQADKAPQKRTIEGLQAAFDAAFPIVSHNGFVEMKFIEYNLAKPAFDVRECQTRGLTFASAVRAKVQLIIYDRESSTSQSKVVKEVKEQEVYMGEVPLMTDKGSFIINGTERVIVSQLHRSPGVFFEHDKGKTHSSGKLLFSARIIPYRGSWLDFEFDPKDILYFRVDRRRKMPVTTLLKAIGLNPESILANFFVNDNFRLMDSGAQMEFVSERLRGEVARFDITDKSGKVVVAKDKRVTARHTRELEQSGTTHISVPEDFLIGRVVARNIVDADTGEIIAKANEELTEALLKKLRSAGVQDLQVIYTNELDQGAYISQTLRIDETVDEFAARVAIYRMMRPGEPPTEDAVQALFQRLFYNPDTYDLSRVGRMKFNAKIGRDESTGPMVLSNEDILAVVKILVDLRNGNGEVDDIDHLGNRRVRCVGELAENQYRTGLARIEKAVKERLGQAEQEPLMPHDLINSKPISAALKEFFGASQLSQFMDQTNPLAEITHKRRVSALGPGGLTRERAGFEVRDVHVTHYGRVCPIETPEGPNIGLINSLALYARLNEYGFIETPYRRVVDGKITNEIDYLSAIEEGKYVIAQANAQLDKDGRLTGDLVSAREKGESILCGADRVQYMDVSPAQIVSVAASLVPFLEHDDANRALMGANMSRQAVPVLRPEKPLVGTGIERVAAVDSGTVVTATRGGVVDYVDATRIVVRVNDDEAVAGEVGVDIYNLIKYQRSNQNTNIHQRPIVKKGDKLVKGDVVADGASTDFGEIAIGQNMLIAFMPWNGYNFEDSILISERVVSEDRYTSIHIEELVVMARDTKLGAEEITRDIPNLSEQQLNRLDESGIIYVGAEVQPGDTLVGKVTPKGETTLTPEEKLLRAIFGEKASDVKDTSLRVDQGSSGTVIDVQVFTREGIQRDKRAQQIIDDELKRFRLDLNDQLRIVEADAFDRIEKLLTGRVANGGPQKLAKGTKLDKAYLSSVEKFHWFDIRPAEDEVATQLESIKNALEQTRHSFDLAFEEKRKKLTQGDELPAGVLKMVKVYLAVKRRLQPGDKMAGRHGNKGVVSKIVPVEDMPYMADGTPADIVLNPLGVPSRMNIGQVLEVHLGWAGKGIGQRLGDMLQEEAKASELRTFLEEVYNSRGRKEDLSQLSDDELVAMAQNLTSGVPYATPVFDGASEEEIKDMLKIAYPDDIAARKGLTPTRTQAYLHDGRTGDRFERPTTIGYMHYLKLHHLVDDKMHARSTGPYSLVTQQPLGGKAQFGGQRFGEMEVWALEAYGAAYVLQEMLTVKSDDVVGRTKVYESIVKGEHAIEAGMPESFNVLVKEIRSLGLDIELERS; translated from the coding sequence ATGGCCTATTCCTATACCGAACGCAAGCGAATTCGCAAAAGTTTCGGCAGCCGCGACAGCGTGCTGGAAGTTCCTTATCTGCTGCAGATGCAGAAGGACGCATACACCGCCTTCCTGCAGGCAGATAAAGCACCTCAAAAGAGGACCATAGAAGGTTTGCAGGCTGCTTTTGATGCAGCCTTCCCTATCGTCTCGCACAATGGTTTTGTCGAGATGAAGTTCATTGAGTACAACTTGGCCAAGCCCGCGTTTGACGTGCGTGAGTGCCAGACTCGGGGCTTGACCTTTGCTTCGGCCGTGCGCGCCAAAGTGCAGCTGATCATCTATGACCGCGAGTCTTCGACTTCGCAGTCCAAGGTGGTGAAGGAAGTGAAAGAGCAAGAGGTCTACATGGGCGAAGTGCCCCTGATGACTGACAAGGGCTCGTTCATCATCAACGGCACTGAGCGCGTGATCGTGTCTCAGCTGCATCGCTCGCCTGGCGTGTTTTTTGAGCACGACAAGGGCAAGACCCACAGTTCCGGCAAGCTTCTGTTCTCGGCTCGCATCATTCCGTACCGCGGCTCGTGGCTGGATTTCGAGTTCGACCCCAAGGACATCTTGTACTTCCGTGTGGACCGCCGTCGCAAGATGCCGGTTACGACGCTGCTCAAGGCCATTGGCCTGAACCCTGAATCCATCCTGGCGAACTTCTTCGTCAATGACAATTTCCGTCTGATGGACAGCGGCGCACAAATGGAATTTGTGTCCGAGCGTTTGCGTGGCGAAGTGGCACGTTTCGACATCACCGACAAGTCCGGCAAGGTCGTTGTGGCCAAGGACAAGCGCGTCACGGCCCGTCACACCCGTGAACTGGAACAATCGGGTACTACGCACATCAGCGTGCCCGAAGACTTCCTGATTGGTCGCGTCGTTGCCCGCAACATCGTTGATGCCGATACCGGCGAAATCATCGCCAAGGCCAATGAAGAGTTGACCGAAGCGTTGCTCAAGAAGCTGCGCTCTGCCGGCGTGCAGGACCTCCAGGTCATCTATACCAATGAACTGGACCAAGGCGCCTACATCTCGCAGACTCTGCGCATCGATGAAACCGTGGACGAGTTTGCCGCCCGCGTGGCCATCTACCGCATGATGCGCCCAGGCGAGCCACCCACCGAAGACGCAGTGCAGGCCCTGTTCCAGCGCCTGTTCTACAACCCCGACACGTACGACCTGTCGCGCGTGGGCCGCATGAAGTTCAACGCCAAGATTGGCCGCGACGAATCCACCGGCCCCATGGTGCTGTCCAACGAAGACATCTTGGCCGTGGTCAAGATCTTGGTGGACCTGCGCAACGGCAACGGCGAAGTCGATGACATTGATCACTTGGGCAACCGCCGCGTGCGTTGCGTGGGCGAACTGGCCGAAAACCAGTACCGCACAGGCTTGGCACGTATTGAGAAAGCCGTGAAGGAGCGTCTGGGCCAGGCCGAGCAAGAGCCTCTGATGCCCCATGACCTGATCAACAGCAAGCCGATTTCGGCTGCTCTGAAGGAATTCTTCGGCGCATCTCAGCTGTCGCAGTTCATGGACCAGACCAACCCGCTGGCCGAAATCACGCACAAGCGCCGTGTGTCCGCTCTGGGCCCAGGCGGTTTGACCCGTGAGCGCGCAGGCTTTGAAGTGCGTGACGTGCACGTGACCCACTACGGTCGCGTTTGCCCAATCGAAACGCCTGAAGGTCCAAACATTGGTCTGATCAACTCGCTGGCTTTGTACGCCCGCTTGAACGAGTACGGCTTCATCGAGACGCCTTACCGCCGCGTTGTGGATGGCAAGATCACCAACGAAATCGACTACCTGTCGGCCATTGAAGAAGGCAAGTACGTGATCGCTCAGGCGAACGCGCAGCTCGACAAGGATGGTCGCCTCACCGGTGATCTGGTGTCTGCTCGTGAAAAGGGTGAATCCATCTTGTGCGGCGCGGACCGAGTGCAGTACATGGACGTGTCGCCCGCGCAGATCGTGTCGGTGGCTGCCTCGCTGGTGCCATTCCTGGAGCACGATGACGCGAACCGCGCGTTGATGGGCGCCAACATGTCGCGCCAGGCTGTACCTGTGCTGCGTCCTGAGAAACCACTGGTGGGTACCGGTATCGAGCGCGTGGCCGCTGTGGATTCGGGCACTGTGGTCACGGCCACCCGTGGTGGTGTGGTGGACTACGTCGATGCGACCCGCATTGTGGTGCGCGTGAACGACGACGAAGCTGTGGCCGGTGAAGTGGGTGTGGACATCTACAACCTCATCAAGTACCAGCGTTCCAACCAGAACACCAACATCCACCAGCGTCCCATCGTGAAGAAGGGTGACAAGCTGGTCAAGGGTGACGTGGTGGCCGACGGCGCATCGACGGACTTTGGCGAAATCGCCATCGGCCAGAACATGTTGATCGCCTTCATGCCCTGGAACGGCTACAACTTCGAAGATTCGATCCTGATCTCCGAGCGTGTGGTGTCGGAAGACCGCTACACCTCGATCCACATCGAAGAACTGGTTGTGATGGCCCGTGACACGAAGCTGGGTGCGGAAGAAATCACGCGCGACATTCCGAACCTGTCGGAACAGCAACTCAACCGTCTGGACGAGTCCGGCATCATCTACGTGGGTGCAGAAGTGCAACCCGGCGACACGCTGGTGGGCAAGGTTACGCCCAAGGGCGAGACCACCCTCACGCCCGAAGAGAAGCTGCTGCGCGCCATCTTCGGTGAGAAGGCATCTGACGTGAAGGACACCTCGCTGCGCGTGGACCAAGGTTCCTCCGGCACCGTGATCGATGTGCAAGTGTTCACCCGCGAAGGCATCCAGCGCGACAAGCGCGCCCAGCAGATCATCGACGATGAACTCAAGCGCTTCCGTCTGGACCTGAACGACCAGCTGCGTATCGTGGAAGCCGACGCTTTCGACCGTATCGAGAAGCTGCTGACCGGCCGCGTGGCCAACGGTGGCCCACAAAAGCTGGCCAAGGGCACCAAGCTCGACAAGGCGTACCTGTCGTCGGTGGAAAAATTCCACTGGTTCGACATCCGTCCTGCCGAAGACGAAGTCGCCACCCAGCTCGAATCCATCAAGAACGCGCTGGAGCAAACCCGCCACAGCTTCGACCTGGCTTTTGAAGAAAAGCGCAAGAAGCTCACGCAAGGTGACGAGCTGCCTGCTGGCGTGCTGAAGATGGTCAAGGTGTACCTGGCCGTCAAGCGCCGCCTGCAGCCTGGCGACAAGATGGCCGGCCGCCACGGTAACAAGGGTGTGGTCTCCAAGATCGTGCCCGTTGAAGACATGCCTTACATGGCCGACGGCACGCCTGCCGACATCGTTTTGAACCCGCTGGGCGTGCCTTCGCGGATGAACATTGGTCAGGTGCTGGAAGTTCACTTGGGCTGGGCTGGCAAGGGCATTGGCCAACGCCTGGGCGACATGCTGCAGGAAGAGGCCAAGGCTTCTGAGCTGCGCACCTTCCTGGAAGAGGTCTACAACTCCCGTGGCCGCAAGGAAGACCTGTCGCAGCTGTCTGACGACGAGCTGGTGGCCATGGCGCAGAACCTGACTTCGGGCGTGCCTTACGCAACCCCCGTGTTCGACGGTGCTTCGGAAGAAGAAATCAAGGACATGCTGAAGATTGCATACCCTGATGACATCGCCGCACGCAAGGGCCTGACACCGACACGCACGCAGGCATACCTGCACGATGGCCGCACGGGTGACCGCTTTGAGCGCCCCACCACCATCGGCTACATGCACTACCTGAAGCTGCACCACTTGGTGGACGACAAGATGCACGCCCGCTCGACCGGCCCGTACTCGCTCGTCACGCAACAGCCGCTGGGCGGCAAGGCCCAGTTCGGTGGCCAGCGTTTCGGGGAAATGGAAGTGTGGGCGCTGGAAGCTTACGGCGCCGCCTACGTGCTGCAGGAGATGCTGACCGTGAAGTCCGACGACGTGGTGGGCCGTACCAAGGTGTACGAATCCATCGTCAAGGGCGAACACGCCATCGAAGCCGGCATGCCGGAATCGTTCAACGTGCTGGTCAAGGAAATCCGTTCGCTGGGCCTGGACATCGAGCTGGAACGCTCCTAA